In the Archaeoglobus neptunius genome, GGTTTTATGTTTAGAAGGTATGATTACAAAAAATGGAATGTGATTTTGCTTGACGGTACAATTTTGAGTATAGATTAACGAAAACATTGCACCAAAATTGTAATATACAAATCAGCAAGCTGAGCTTTATGCTACTCGAACACGAATCCAAAGAACTCCTGGAAAAATACGGGATAAAAACCGCAAGATGCATTTTCGCTCAATCAGAGGATGAGGCAATTGCCGCTGCGAGGAAGATCGGATTTCCCGTTGTGATGAAGGTTGCCGGCAGGAAGATCATTCACAAGAGCGATGTCGGTGGAGTTGTTCTCAACGTCAGAAGTCCGGATGAGG is a window encoding:
- a CDS encoding acetate--CoA ligase family protein gives rise to the protein MLLEHESKELLEKYGIKTARCIFAQSEDEAIAAARKIGFPVVMKVAGRKIIHKSDVGGVVLNVRSPDE